In one window of Massilibacterium senegalense DNA:
- a CDS encoding cob(I)yrinic acid a,c-diamide adenosyltransferase — protein MKIYTRTGDKGTTSLIYGDRVKKYNPQVKAYGTCDEANSLIGLGMSHLKKEKEELYQEVYSIFHRIQTVLFHVGAELATPKGKKVMWEIQEKDIEILEETMDEWDQKLPTLTNFVLPGGSNAGATLHVARTVVRRAERSAVEIGEDVNPLVLAYLNRLSDFLFVGARYINQKLQEVERTLHQEEEN, from the coding sequence ATGAAAATATATACGCGAACTGGGGATAAAGGGACAACATCATTGATTTATGGAGATCGTGTAAAGAAATACAATCCACAGGTAAAAGCATATGGTACATGTGATGAAGCGAATTCGTTAATCGGATTAGGTATGTCACATTTAAAAAAGGAAAAGGAAGAACTATACCAAGAAGTATATTCTATTTTCCATCGTATCCAAACAGTATTATTTCATGTAGGAGCAGAATTGGCAACTCCAAAAGGAAAAAAAGTAATGTGGGAAATACAAGAAAAGGATATTGAAATCTTGGAAGAAACAATGGACGAATGGGATCAAAAATTACCTACCTTAACAAACTTTGTACTGCCTGGAGGTTCGAATGCGGGTGCTACATTGCATGTGGCACGAACGGTTGTCAGAAGAGCAGAAAGAAGTGCTGTGGAAATTGGGGAAGATGTTAATCCATTAGTACTTGCGTATTTAAATCGTCTTTCTGACTTTTTGTTTGTCGGAGCACGTTACATTAATCAAAAGTTGCAGGAAGTAGAACGTACGCTACATCAAGAGGAAGAGAACTAG
- the perR gene encoding peroxide-responsive transcriptional repressor PerR: MGDTVLKEAIATLKSSGVRITPQRHAILEYLIESMSHPTADEIFKALEDNFPNMSVATVYNNLRVFKEAGLVKELTYGDASSRFDWVTTEHYHAICEECGKIVDFYYPILNEVESVAQHVTGFKVNSHRMEVYGICLECQQNKKH, translated from the coding sequence ATGGGAGATACAGTATTAAAAGAAGCAATTGCAACATTAAAGTCATCTGGTGTAAGAATTACACCACAACGTCATGCCATATTAGAATATTTGATCGAATCCATGTCACATCCAACAGCAGATGAAATTTTTAAAGCATTAGAAGATAATTTTCCAAATATGAGTGTAGCAACTGTATACAATAATTTGCGTGTATTCAAAGAAGCAGGGTTAGTAAAAGAATTGACCTATGGAGATGCATCAAGTCGCTTTGACTGGGTTACGACAGAGCATTACCATGCCATTTGTGAAGAGTGTGGAAAAATTGTAGATTTTTATTATCCTATTTTAAATGAAGTGGAATCTGTAGCACAGCATGTTACAGGATTTAAAGTAAATTCACATCGCATGGAAGTATATGGCATATGTCTGGAATGTCAACAAAATAAAAAACATTAA
- a CDS encoding YgzB family protein translates to MTKNNTKQKSKINRIRTFALSLIFIGFFIMYIGIFFKKSPIVMTIFMVLGFIAIILSTVVYFWIGMLSTKTVQVICPTCNKPTKILGRVDACMHCNQPITLDPNLDGIEFDEKYNSKKYGKKTESNS, encoded by the coding sequence ATGACTAAAAATAACACAAAACAAAAAAGCAAAATTAATCGAATTCGAACTTTTGCATTAAGTTTAATATTTATTGGTTTCTTTATTATGTATATTGGGATTTTCTTTAAGAAGAGTCCAATTGTAATGACAATCTTTATGGTTCTTGGATTTATAGCAATCATTTTGAGTACTGTTGTTTACTTTTGGATTGGTATGCTATCAACGAAAACCGTACAAGTTATCTGTCCAACTTGTAATAAACCGACCAAAATATTAGGTCGCGTAGATGCTTGTATGCATTGTAATCAACCGATTACATTAGATCCTAACTTAGATGGGATAGAATTCGACGAGAAATACAACAGCAAAAAATACGGAAAAAAAACTGAAAGCAATTCGTAG